The following proteins are encoded in a genomic region of Prosthecobacter sp. SYSU 5D2:
- the ispG gene encoding (E)-4-hydroxy-3-methylbut-2-enyl-diphosphate synthase → MTATSLLRYCPDLYHYQRRETRLVTVGNVGIGGGNPIRVQSMITSDTRDVEACVRQSLDLAAAGCEIVRITAQTRVIAENLQHIRDGIRAAGCDVPLVADIHFKPDAAMEAVKWVEKVRVNPGNYADKKKFAVKEYTDEQYAEEVAYMEAQFVPLVQECKRLGRAMRIGTNHGSLSDRIMNRHGDTPHGMVESALEFARIARANDFHNFLFSMKASNPKVMIEAYRLLVAHLNDLGSDWNYPIHLGVTEAGDGEDGRIKSAIGIGSLLSDGIGDTIRVSLTEDAIYEIPVAQALVKSVLAGVRDGHCGATSTSLPISYDPFTYSRRATDRLTINGVEIGGGATVAVFTSRRKWDAVSHKMDKLGDFKPEVILEDSGVIAIDPRQDSALHDLNASVGPALVTIADGLDLAPIHAFRLLAAKLDARHSILLKDTLSQAEPSELKTENGTPNTDSDFTANLLTAATNIGSLLCDGIGDAILVQGEEAPGQSLRLSYNILQAAGVRIFKTDYVACPSCGRTLFNLQSTTQKIRASTGHLKGVRIAVMGCIVNGPGEMADADFGYVGGAPGKINLYVGKTAVKFNIPEEEAVERLVDLIKEHGRWFDAPLAA, encoded by the coding sequence ATGACCGCCACCAGCCTGCTCCGTTACTGCCCTGACCTTTACCATTACCAGCGCCGTGAGACGCGCCTGGTGACCGTGGGCAATGTCGGCATCGGCGGCGGCAACCCCATCCGCGTGCAATCCATGATCACCAGCGATACGCGCGATGTTGAGGCTTGCGTCCGCCAGTCTTTGGATCTGGCCGCCGCCGGGTGCGAGATCGTTCGCATCACCGCGCAGACCCGAGTCATTGCTGAAAATCTCCAGCACATCCGTGACGGCATTCGCGCCGCCGGTTGTGATGTCCCTCTCGTCGCCGACATCCATTTCAAGCCCGATGCCGCCATGGAGGCCGTCAAGTGGGTGGAAAAAGTTCGCGTCAATCCTGGCAACTACGCCGACAAAAAGAAGTTCGCCGTCAAGGAATACACGGACGAGCAATACGCCGAAGAAGTGGCCTACATGGAGGCCCAGTTCGTGCCCCTGGTGCAGGAGTGTAAACGTCTTGGCCGCGCCATGCGCATCGGCACCAATCACGGCAGCCTAAGCGACCGCATCATGAACCGCCATGGGGACACCCCCCATGGCATGGTGGAAAGCGCCCTGGAATTTGCCCGCATCGCCCGCGCCAACGATTTCCATAACTTCCTCTTCTCGATGAAGGCCAGCAACCCCAAGGTCATGATCGAGGCCTACCGCCTCCTCGTCGCCCATTTGAATGACCTCGGCAGCGACTGGAACTACCCCATCCACCTCGGCGTCACCGAGGCTGGCGATGGCGAAGACGGCCGCATCAAGAGCGCCATCGGCATCGGCTCCCTCCTTTCCGATGGCATTGGCGATACTATCCGCGTCTCCCTCACTGAGGACGCCATCTATGAGATCCCCGTGGCCCAGGCCCTGGTGAAATCCGTGCTCGCCGGTGTTCGCGATGGCCATTGCGGAGCCACCAGCACCAGCCTGCCCATCAGCTACGATCCCTTCACCTACAGCCGCCGCGCCACCGACCGCCTCACTATCAACGGCGTCGAGATCGGCGGCGGCGCGACCGTCGCCGTCTTCACCTCCCGCCGCAAATGGGATGCCGTTTCCCACAAAATGGACAAACTGGGCGACTTCAAACCCGAGGTCATCCTCGAAGACAGCGGCGTCATCGCCATTGACCCCCGCCAGGACAGCGCCCTGCACGACCTCAATGCCTCCGTCGGCCCCGCCCTCGTCACCATCGCCGACGGTCTCGATCTCGCCCCCATCCACGCCTTCCGCCTCCTCGCCGCCAAGCTCGACGCCCGCCACTCCATCCTGCTCAAGGATACCCTGTCACAGGCAGAGCCCTCAGAACTGAAAACTGAAAACGGAACACCGAATACGGACTCCGACTTCACCGCCAATCTTCTCACCGCCGCCACCAACATCGGCTCCCTCCTCTGCGACGGCATTGGCGATGCCATCCTGGTCCAGGGTGAGGAAGCCCCTGGCCAGTCCCTCCGCCTGAGCTACAACATCCTGCAGGCCGCCGGTGTCCGCATCTTCAAGACCGACTATGTCGCCTGCCCGAGCTGTGGCCGCACACTATTCAATCTGCAAAGCACCACCCAGAAGATCCGCGCCTCCACCGGTCACCTCAAAGGCGTTCGCATCGCCGTCATGGGTTGCATCGTCAACGGCCCCGGCGAGATGGCCGATGCCGACTTTGGCTATGTCGGCGGCGCACCCGGCAAGATCAATCTCTACGTCGGCAAAACCGCCGTCAAATTCAACATCCCTGAAGAGGAAGCCGTTGAGCGCCTTGTGGACCTCATCAAAGAGCATGGCCGCTGGTTCGATGCACCCCTTGCCGCCTGA
- a CDS encoding Uma2 family endonuclease: MGEKKQFRGMIDLLTKPAFQKRALPLSVAAWHGLITKNLVPKRSELIRGMIVEKTPKSILHVKLVGRLLQLLQTWVGSTHWVRKEDPLTLTDSEPESDVSGHETDYVAHPATALLTVEVSVSTLEEDREMALIYAEAGVAEFWIVNVRQQAIEVYREPTPAGYIKVESIPLEGTVVCESLPGVRVAVRELFEGLVPGEQAERV, encoded by the coding sequence ATGGGGGAGAAGAAGCAATTTAGAGGTATGATTGATTTGCTGACCAAGCCCGCTTTTCAAAAGCGTGCCTTGCCATTATCCGTGGCGGCGTGGCATGGATTAATCACCAAGAACTTGGTGCCGAAGAGGTCTGAACTCATCCGCGGAATGATTGTTGAGAAGACGCCTAAATCCATTCTGCATGTGAAACTGGTCGGGCGGCTGCTGCAGTTGTTGCAAACTTGGGTGGGCAGCACTCACTGGGTGCGCAAGGAAGACCCGCTCACATTGACCGATTCGGAGCCGGAATCAGATGTGTCAGGACACGAAACTGATTATGTGGCTCATCCTGCCACCGCTCTACTGACGGTGGAGGTCTCCGTTTCCACGCTGGAGGAGGACCGGGAGATGGCGTTGATTTATGCTGAGGCCGGAGTGGCTGAGTTTTGGATCGTGAATGTCCGGCAGCAGGCGATTGAGGTTTACCGGGAGCCGACCCCGGCGGGATACATCAAGGTTGAAAGCATTCCGCTGGAGGGAACGGTTGTTTGCGAGAGCCTTCCGGGGGTGAGGGTGGCGGTGCGGGAGCTTTTTGAAGGGCTGGTGCCGGGTGAACAAGCGGAGCGGGTCTAA
- the rseP gene encoding RIP metalloprotease RseP, whose product MQWLSSLGTVGEVLRIIILIFEVLLVFNLMILVHEWGHFLAARWRGLKVEAFYIWFGKPLWKKTINGVEYGLGSIPAGGFVKLPQMAPMGAIEGESTSEEPLPPIKPLDKMIVAFAGPLFSFGLACVFALLVSWLGKPQSEAFVTTTIGYVAEGSPSAEAGLKPGDVIKTIDGLPIRRFEGFVDSVRWGVIASEGSEILFEVERPGEGIKKIPVAAQWPDVDKKPSSWWKSIFERPVLREVGIMGKSTPMVGKVQENSPAADAGLQPLDEVLSVDGTPLLGPIQLSKYLEDKAGQPVQLLVRRKDKKATTATTNEISVTLTPRFPDKRPEGEAYNRPMIGIEWHATGERKLAYPPVSEQISDAARSMFSMISKLVSGNSDISPAHMSGPVGIGRVYYNLLQDPAALLQILWFSVVLNINLAIMNMLPFPVLDGGHITMAIAEAIRRKPLHSRALEWVQTACALTLFGFIFFVTFKDLGDIFIGGNKKPAPAEELKWLPKDQRPVQ is encoded by the coding sequence ATGCAATGGCTTTCCTCTCTTGGCACCGTCGGTGAAGTGCTCCGCATCATCATCCTTATTTTTGAGGTGCTCCTCGTCTTCAATTTGATGATCCTCGTCCACGAGTGGGGGCATTTCCTCGCCGCCCGCTGGCGCGGCCTCAAAGTGGAGGCCTTCTACATTTGGTTCGGCAAGCCCCTCTGGAAAAAAACCATCAACGGCGTTGAGTACGGCCTCGGCAGCATCCCAGCCGGCGGTTTCGTCAAACTCCCTCAAATGGCTCCCATGGGTGCTATCGAAGGCGAATCCACCTCCGAGGAGCCCCTCCCGCCCATCAAGCCGCTAGACAAAATGATCGTCGCTTTCGCCGGTCCCCTCTTCAGCTTCGGCCTCGCCTGTGTCTTCGCCCTCCTGGTGAGCTGGCTCGGCAAACCCCAGTCAGAAGCCTTCGTCACCACCACCATCGGTTACGTCGCCGAGGGCAGCCCCTCTGCGGAAGCAGGTCTCAAGCCCGGCGATGTCATCAAGACCATTGACGGACTTCCCATCCGCCGTTTCGAAGGGTTTGTGGACAGCGTCCGCTGGGGCGTCATCGCCAGCGAAGGCAGCGAAATCCTCTTCGAAGTCGAGCGTCCGGGTGAAGGCATCAAAAAAATCCCCGTTGCGGCCCAATGGCCCGATGTGGACAAAAAACCCAGTTCCTGGTGGAAAAGCATCTTCGAGCGTCCCGTCCTTCGCGAGGTCGGCATCATGGGCAAGTCCACGCCCATGGTTGGCAAAGTACAGGAAAACAGCCCCGCCGCCGATGCCGGACTCCAGCCCCTTGACGAAGTCCTCAGCGTGGACGGCACCCCCCTTCTTGGCCCCATCCAGCTTTCCAAATACCTCGAAGACAAAGCCGGACAGCCCGTTCAGCTCCTGGTGCGCCGGAAGGATAAAAAGGCCACGACCGCCACCACCAACGAGATTTCCGTCACGCTGACCCCGCGTTTTCCTGACAAGCGTCCCGAAGGAGAAGCCTACAACCGCCCCATGATCGGGATTGAGTGGCACGCCACGGGCGAGCGCAAGCTGGCGTACCCCCCTGTCTCTGAGCAGATCTCCGATGCCGCTCGCAGCATGTTCAGCATGATCAGCAAACTGGTGTCCGGTAATTCCGACATCAGCCCCGCCCACATGAGCGGCCCTGTCGGCATTGGACGGGTGTATTACAATCTCCTTCAGGATCCCGCAGCCCTCCTGCAGATCCTCTGGTTCAGCGTCGTCCTGAACATCAACCTCGCCATCATGAACATGCTGCCTTTCCCCGTGCTGGACGGCGGCCATATCACCATGGCCATTGCCGAGGCCATCCGCCGCAAGCCCCTCCACTCCCGCGCCCTTGAGTGGGTCCAGACCGCCTGCGCCCTCACCCTTTTCGGATTCATCTTCTTCGTCACCTTCAAGGATCTCGGCGACATCTTCATTGGCGGCAATAAAAAACCTGCCCCTGCTGAAGAGCTCAAATGGCTCCCCAAAGACCAGCGCCCCGTGCAGTAA
- a CDS encoding molybdenum cofactor biosynthesis protein MoaE: MPPFLLSTDPIPDTTSPFGPGLGAEVRFLGVVRELEADQEITGIDYTAYLPMASRMLEELIAQGQQDHGSHQVFIQHRLGFVPAAQPSILIWVRTKHSAAAFDLCRWYLHEIKTRVPIWKRPVAQLRRN; encoded by the coding sequence ATGCCCCCCTTCCTCCTCTCCACCGATCCCATCCCGGATACCACCTCCCCCTTCGGCCCCGGTCTCGGTGCAGAGGTACGATTCCTTGGCGTCGTCCGCGAGCTGGAGGCTGACCAGGAAATCACCGGTATAGATTACACTGCCTACCTCCCCATGGCCTCCCGCATGTTGGAAGAGCTCATCGCCCAGGGCCAGCAGGACCACGGCTCCCACCAGGTCTTCATCCAGCACCGGCTCGGCTTCGTCCCCGCTGCCCAGCCTTCCATTCTCATCTGGGTGCGTACCAAGCACAGTGCCGCCGCCTTCGACCTCTGCCGCTGGTACCTCCATGAGATCAAGACGCGCGTCCCCATCTGGAAGCGCCCTGTAGCTCAGTTGCGCCGCAACTGA
- a CDS encoding globin — protein MDAVGNLYHELGEERLRMLVGAFYRRVREDDLIGKMYPPDDWEGAEKRLADFLIYRFGGPQTYIEERGHPRLRGRHMPFSIGVAERDRWLDLMGAAMREVEMPVELVPVVGAFFAQTADFMRNREEQP, from the coding sequence ATGGATGCTGTAGGCAATTTATATCATGAACTGGGCGAGGAACGGCTGCGGATGCTGGTGGGGGCGTTTTATAGACGGGTGCGGGAGGATGATCTGATCGGCAAGATGTATCCGCCAGATGACTGGGAGGGGGCGGAGAAGAGGCTGGCGGACTTTTTGATCTACCGATTTGGCGGGCCGCAGACATACATTGAGGAACGGGGACATCCGAGGCTGCGGGGGCGGCACATGCCGTTTTCCATCGGGGTGGCGGAGAGGGACCGGTGGCTGGACCTGATGGGGGCGGCGATGCGGGAGGTTGAGATGCCGGTGGAACTGGTGCCGGTGGTGGGAGCGTTTTTTGCGCAGACGGCGGACTTCATGCGGAACCGGGAGGAGCAGCCATGA
- a CDS encoding 2-hydroxyacid dehydrogenase — translation MKPDVLVLAALPDFLMEPLRAVAVCHDFWQADDADKEALLTEAGPRIRGVVMAGGSVAPVEMLERLPALEIVSVFGVGYDGVPVGYCEKRGIRVTNTPDVLTDDVADIAVALVLMTSRRLAAAERFVRNGEWMKGAFPLAHALRGKTAGILGLGRIGKAIAERLRAHGMQVAYHGRKAQAVAYRFCDSLKELAEVADFLIVACPGGPGTRHLVDADILSALGPDGTLINIARGSVVDEGALVAALEKGSLRGAGLDVFEHEPAVPEALLKSERVVLLPHVGSGTQETRREMARLCVGNVAAHFAGEALLTPVV, via the coding sequence ATGAAACCAGACGTACTGGTGCTGGCGGCGCTGCCGGATTTTTTGATGGAGCCGCTGAGGGCGGTGGCGGTATGTCATGATTTTTGGCAGGCGGATGATGCGGACAAAGAAGCACTGCTGACGGAGGCGGGGCCGCGAATCCGAGGTGTGGTGATGGCGGGGGGAAGTGTGGCACCGGTGGAGATGCTGGAGAGGCTGCCTGCACTGGAGATCGTCAGCGTCTTTGGCGTGGGCTATGACGGGGTGCCGGTGGGCTACTGTGAAAAGCGCGGCATCCGGGTGACGAATACGCCGGATGTGCTGACGGATGATGTGGCGGACATTGCGGTGGCACTGGTGCTGATGACCAGCAGGCGGCTGGCAGCGGCGGAGCGGTTTGTGCGGAACGGGGAGTGGATGAAGGGGGCTTTTCCGCTGGCACATGCGCTGCGGGGGAAGACGGCGGGGATCCTGGGCCTGGGGAGGATCGGCAAGGCAATCGCGGAGCGGCTGAGGGCGCATGGGATGCAGGTGGCCTATCACGGGCGGAAGGCGCAGGCGGTGGCATACCGGTTTTGTGACAGCCTGAAGGAGCTGGCGGAGGTGGCGGATTTCCTGATCGTGGCCTGCCCGGGCGGACCGGGGACGCGGCACCTGGTGGATGCGGATATTTTGTCTGCGCTGGGGCCGGACGGGACGCTGATCAACATCGCCCGCGGGAGCGTGGTGGATGAAGGGGCACTGGTGGCGGCTCTGGAAAAGGGGAGCCTGAGAGGGGCGGGGCTGGATGTTTTTGAGCATGAACCGGCGGTGCCGGAGGCGCTGCTGAAAAGTGAGCGGGTGGTGCTGCTGCCGCATGTGGGCAGCGGGACGCAGGAGACGCGGCGGGAAATGGCGCGGCTGTGTGTGGGGAATGTGGCAGCGCACTTCGCGGGAGAGGCGCTGCTGACGCCAGTGGTGTGA
- the tal gene encoding transaldolase: MNQLDQLKQHTTVVADTGDFEAMKAYKPQDATTNPSLILQASQKAEYKSLVDQAIAEYKGGTLSGAAKVEAIMDRILILFGAEILKIVPGRVSTEVDARLSFDTQGNVDKARHLIGMYEKEGIGRERVLIKIASTWEGIKAAEILQKEGINCNLTLLFSLAQAVACAEGGIKLISPFVGRILDWHKKSTGKDYAPSEDPGVESVTQIYNYYKHFGYQTEVMGASFRNKGEITELAGCDLLTISPGLLGELAAAEEPITAKLNVENAKSLKIDRIGSDEKTFRWLFNEDAMATEKTAEGIRNFGKDIVKLEKLIEANL, from the coding sequence ATGAACCAGCTCGATCAGCTCAAGCAGCACACCACCGTTGTGGCGGACACTGGCGACTTTGAGGCCATGAAGGCCTATAAGCCGCAGGACGCGACCACGAACCCCTCCCTCATCCTCCAGGCCTCCCAGAAGGCGGAGTATAAATCGCTGGTGGACCAGGCGATCGCTGAATACAAAGGCGGCACACTTTCCGGAGCGGCGAAGGTGGAAGCGATCATGGACCGGATTTTGATCCTGTTTGGCGCAGAAATTTTGAAGATCGTGCCAGGCCGCGTCTCCACGGAAGTGGATGCCCGCCTGTCCTTTGACACCCAGGGGAATGTGGACAAGGCCCGCCACCTCATCGGCATGTATGAAAAGGAAGGCATCGGCCGCGAGCGCGTGCTGATCAAGATCGCCTCCACCTGGGAAGGCATCAAGGCGGCGGAGATCCTGCAGAAGGAAGGCATCAACTGCAACCTGACGCTGCTGTTCAGCCTGGCGCAGGCAGTGGCGTGCGCAGAGGGCGGCATCAAGCTCATCTCCCCCTTTGTGGGCCGCATCCTGGACTGGCACAAGAAAAGCACGGGCAAAGACTACGCACCAAGCGAAGACCCTGGTGTGGAATCCGTGACGCAGATCTACAATTACTACAAGCACTTCGGCTACCAGACGGAAGTGATGGGTGCCAGCTTCCGCAACAAGGGCGAGATCACCGAACTGGCCGGCTGCGACCTGCTGACCATCAGCCCCGGTCTGCTGGGTGAGCTGGCGGCGGCTGAAGAGCCGATCACGGCCAAGCTGAACGTGGAAAACGCGAAGTCCCTGAAGATTGACCGCATCGGCAGCGACGAGAAGACCTTCCGCTGGCTGTTCAACGAAGACGCGATGGCGACGGAGAAGACAGCCGAAGGCATCCGCAACTTTGGCAAGGACATCGTGAAGCTGGAAAAGCTGATCGAAGCGAACTTGTAA
- a CDS encoding DUF1549 and DUF1553 domain-containing protein → MAAISKAGCNLGTCHGNATGKGGFKLSLRGQDMDYDFTALSRDVSGRRVNAFSPDDSLILVKGSNKLAHEGGKRLDPKGWEYRVLRDWIAYGMPPARAKDLRVKKLEVTPPEAILDEAQDTVQLTAKVTFSDGSQRDVTAQAVYEPLQNGLVEVSHGGLVKRLEFGEPTVLVRFLDQSVPVRLTFLRASPDFVWARPRRDNYVDGHIFTKLKTLRINPSAVCSDDVFLRRASLDLLGMVPTAEEARTFAADKRPDKRARLVDKLLVRQEFADFWALKWADVLKAEGRTLDDTGLKAFHGWIRDCIAQNRPVDSMVRDMVAARGSTYKEAPSNFYRANRTPAARAVAAAQVFLGTRLQCAECHNHPFDRWTQDDYYNWSAVFSQVDYKIIGDNKRRDKNDKHEFNGEQIVFLNPKLSVDNPRTGEKASPRFLGADMPKLAGGQDSLQAASVWLTGPENPLFAKSQVNRIWYHLMGRGLVDPVDDFRLTNPASHPALLDDLAQDFVKSGFDLRHLIRTIMLSRTYQLDSKPSSTNAADEINYSHNLPRRLSAEQLFDSLHLALGVRPSLDKQGTRAGQLAGPKGGRGSPDPMSPEAFLVQFGRPKRELSCECERASDTNLGQIFQFISGPIVGRLLSDKDNRLASLDKNNDSAAVVRDLYWALLTRAPSRDESTVMESLLSSAQDRRAALEDIAWSLINAKEFVLRR, encoded by the coding sequence ATGGCCGCCATTTCCAAGGCCGGTTGCAACCTCGGCACCTGTCATGGCAATGCCACCGGCAAAGGCGGCTTCAAGCTCTCCCTGCGCGGTCAGGACATGGACTATGATTTTACGGCCCTCAGCCGCGACGTCTCTGGCCGCCGCGTCAATGCCTTCTCTCCGGATGACAGTCTCATCTTGGTCAAAGGCAGCAACAAACTGGCCCACGAAGGCGGCAAGCGTCTGGACCCCAAGGGTTGGGAATATCGGGTCCTCCGGGATTGGATTGCCTACGGCATGCCCCCTGCCAGAGCCAAGGACCTGCGCGTCAAAAAACTAGAAGTCACCCCGCCTGAAGCCATTCTTGATGAAGCCCAGGACACCGTCCAACTGACCGCCAAAGTCACTTTTTCCGATGGCAGCCAGCGCGATGTCACCGCCCAGGCCGTCTATGAACCTTTGCAAAACGGCCTCGTGGAAGTCTCCCACGGCGGCCTCGTCAAGCGCCTCGAATTTGGCGAGCCCACCGTCCTCGTCCGCTTCCTGGACCAGAGCGTCCCCGTCCGCCTCACCTTCCTCCGCGCCAGTCCGGACTTTGTCTGGGCCCGCCCTCGCCGCGATAACTATGTGGACGGCCACATCTTCACCAAGCTGAAGACCCTGCGCATCAATCCTAGCGCCGTCTGCTCCGATGATGTCTTCCTCCGCCGGGCCTCGCTGGATCTCCTCGGCATGGTCCCCACTGCCGAAGAAGCCCGCACCTTTGCCGCCGACAAGCGCCCGGACAAACGCGCCCGTCTTGTGGACAAACTTCTGGTTCGCCAGGAATTCGCAGACTTCTGGGCCCTCAAATGGGCCGATGTCCTCAAGGCCGAAGGCCGCACCCTGGATGACACCGGCCTCAAAGCCTTCCATGGCTGGATCCGCGACTGCATCGCCCAAAACCGGCCTGTGGATTCCATGGTGCGGGACATGGTCGCCGCCCGCGGCAGCACCTACAAAGAAGCCCCGTCTAATTTTTACCGCGCCAACCGCACCCCCGCCGCCCGCGCCGTCGCCGCCGCCCAGGTCTTCCTCGGCACCCGACTCCAGTGCGCCGAATGCCATAACCACCCCTTTGACCGCTGGACCCAGGACGACTACTACAACTGGTCCGCCGTCTTCAGCCAGGTGGATTACAAAATCATTGGGGATAACAAAAGGCGTGACAAAAATGACAAGCACGAGTTCAACGGCGAGCAAATCGTCTTCTTGAATCCCAAGCTGTCCGTGGACAATCCCCGCACTGGGGAAAAAGCCAGCCCCCGCTTCCTCGGTGCCGATATGCCCAAGCTCGCCGGAGGTCAGGATTCCCTCCAGGCCGCCTCCGTCTGGCTCACCGGACCGGAGAATCCCCTTTTCGCCAAATCCCAGGTCAACCGCATCTGGTATCATCTCATGGGCCGTGGTCTCGTGGACCCTGTGGATGACTTCCGACTCACCAACCCCGCCAGCCATCCCGCTCTGCTGGATGACCTCGCCCAGGATTTCGTCAAAAGCGGTTTCGATCTCCGCCACCTGATCCGCACCATCATGCTCAGCCGCACCTATCAGCTGGACAGCAAGCCCAGCAGCACGAATGCCGCCGATGAGATCAACTACTCCCACAACCTCCCCCGCCGCCTCAGTGCCGAGCAGCTTTTTGATTCCCTGCACCTCGCCCTCGGCGTCCGCCCCTCATTGGATAAACAGGGCACCCGTGCCGGGCAGCTCGCCGGCCCCAAAGGCGGTCGCGGCAGCCCCGACCCCATGTCCCCGGAGGCTTTCCTCGTCCAGTTCGGCCGTCCCAAGCGCGAGCTGAGCTGCGAGTGCGAGCGCGCCAGCGATACCAATCTCGGCCAGATCTTTCAGTTCATCAGCGGCCCCATCGTGGGCCGGCTCCTCAGCGACAAGGACAACCGCCTCGCCTCCCTCGACAAAAACAACGACTCCGCCGCCGTCGTCCGCGACCTCTACTGGGCCCTCCTGACCCGCGCCCCTAGCCGCGATGAGTCCACCGTCATGGAGTCCCTCCTCTCCTCCGCCCAAGATCGCCGCGCCGCCCTGGAGGACATCGCCTGGTCCCTCATCAACGCCAAGGAATTCGTCCTCCGCCGGTGA
- the folE2 gene encoding GTP cyclohydrolase FolE2 yields the protein MPNLKDTQNERDDRKIAIDRVGVKNLRFPLRIRDRDQAQQHTVATVTMAVDLPHHYKGTHMSRFVEILHAHGRELTVASIAAMPKELLARLNARKAHVEMRFPYFRAKRAPITKAEGLLDYGVIFAVDAEGDEIDYVVTVEVPVTTLCPCSKAISERGAHNQRGTVTFSVRFRQPIWIEDMIELVEASASSQLYSVLKRPDEKYVTEAAYDNPVFVEDLVRSIAQKASAHKKIKWFRVEAENYESIHNHNAWAVIESTNTVES from the coding sequence ATGCCCAATCTCAAAGACACCCAGAACGAGCGGGACGACCGCAAGATCGCCATTGACCGCGTTGGCGTGAAAAACCTGCGCTTCCCTCTGCGCATTCGGGATCGCGACCAGGCCCAGCAGCACACTGTGGCCACCGTGACCATGGCGGTGGACCTCCCTCATCACTACAAGGGCACTCACATGAGCCGGTTTGTGGAGATTCTCCACGCCCATGGCCGCGAGCTCACCGTCGCCAGCATTGCTGCCATGCCCAAGGAGCTGCTGGCCCGGCTCAATGCCCGCAAGGCCCATGTCGAGATGCGCTTCCCCTACTTTCGGGCCAAGCGCGCGCCCATCACCAAGGCTGAAGGCCTGCTGGATTATGGCGTGATCTTTGCCGTGGATGCCGAAGGTGATGAAATAGACTACGTGGTCACCGTCGAGGTTCCCGTCACCACCCTCTGCCCCTGCTCCAAAGCCATCAGCGAGCGCGGTGCCCATAACCAGCGTGGCACCGTCACTTTTTCCGTCCGTTTCCGCCAGCCCATCTGGATTGAGGACATGATTGAGCTTGTCGAAGCCAGCGCCAGCAGCCAGCTCTACAGTGTCCTCAAGCGTCCAGACGAAAAATACGTCACCGAGGCCGCCTACGACAATCCCGTTTTCGTCGAAGACCTCGTCCGCAGCATTGCCCAGAAGGCCTCTGCGCACAAAAAGATCAAATGGTTCCGGGTGGAGGCTGAAAACTACGAGTCCATCCACAATCACAACGCCTGGGCCGTCATCGAGAGCACCAATACGGTCGAAAGCTGA
- the rpsR gene encoding 30S ribosomal protein S18: MQPKTTERLISLRKNNRRMPRRRMDIPVEKLIYTNPELLTRFLTETGKLIPRRTTGLPAWLHRKVTREVKRARAVNLLP; encoded by the coding sequence ATGCAACCCAAGACTACCGAACGCCTCATCTCCCTCCGCAAGAACAACCGCCGGATGCCCCGCCGCCGGATGGACATTCCGGTCGAGAAGCTCATCTACACCAACCCTGAGCTGCTTACCCGCTTCCTCACGGAAACAGGCAAGCTGATCCCCCGCCGCACCACCGGTCTCCCGGCCTGGCTGCATCGCAAGGTCACCCGCGAAGTGAAGCGTGCCCGCGCTGTGAACCTGCTCCCTTGA
- the rpmG gene encoding 50S ribosomal protein L33 has protein sequence MAREIIILECTEAKAEGMPTSRYVSTRNKKSPRTPGRLEKVKFNHFLKRRTLHREIR, from the coding sequence ATGGCACGCGAAATCATCATCCTCGAATGCACGGAAGCTAAGGCGGAGGGCATGCCCACGTCCCGTTACGTCAGCACTCGCAACAAAAAAAGCCCCCGCACTCCCGGCCGTCTTGAAAAAGTGAAATTCAACCACTTCCTCAAGCGTCGCACCCTGCACCGCGAGATCCGCTAA